In Chlamydiales bacterium STE3, a single genomic region encodes these proteins:
- a CDS encoding UDP-glucose pyrophosphorylase (Product derived from UniProtKB/Trembl:D6YST5;Gene name derived from UniProtKB/Trembl:D6YST5;EC number derived from UniProtKB/Trembl:D6YST5) yields the protein MIEASVRNELQQLGQEHLLKVLDSCSGEEKKTLLLELKNLDFSLLAQQRQLLFHPPQPYSPPLPCTHFSYCNEEEKTLGERLLKEGAMGCLIVAGGQGTRAKFTQPKGLFPISNVMHKSLLQLFCEKTYAASHFAKRPLHLAIMTSPLNHDEIHSFLKTNHYFGLEETQVSLFAQQTLPFLDDEGRLFLSSPGHLAKGPNGNGHALIEFVKSGIWKKWRKQNVRYLNFVMIDNPLADPFDLTLLDYHVRKKVNLTLKCISRSSPKEKVGIITKNGVHAKVVEYSEASPSVAQDLKNYPLANISLFLINMTAISKLREQAFPLHLAHKPTLFFDSETREARQILAWKFEFFIFDLLDAIKEVAFLNYPREKCFAPVKNLEDVEKARLALLENDREAFRKLTGLPPPSSLFELDQQFYYPTDELRKKWWGKEAPKTAYLSP from the coding sequence ATGATCGAAGCAAGCGTTAGGAATGAATTACAACAGCTTGGCCAAGAGCATTTATTAAAAGTTCTTGACAGTTGTTCAGGCGAAGAAAAAAAAACTTTACTTCTCGAACTCAAAAACTTGGATTTCTCTCTATTAGCACAGCAAAGACAATTGCTTTTTCATCCCCCCCAACCCTATTCCCCTCCACTCCCATGCACTCATTTCTCCTATTGCAATGAAGAGGAAAAAACTCTTGGAGAACGCCTGCTAAAAGAAGGAGCTATGGGCTGTTTAATTGTAGCGGGAGGCCAAGGCACTCGGGCAAAATTCACACAACCTAAGGGTCTGTTTCCGATTAGCAATGTGATGCATAAAAGCTTGCTTCAACTTTTTTGTGAAAAAACCTATGCAGCCAGCCATTTTGCTAAGCGCCCTTTGCATCTCGCCATCATGACCTCTCCGCTCAACCATGATGAAATACACTCTTTTTTGAAAACAAATCATTATTTTGGTCTAGAAGAAACTCAGGTAAGCCTTTTTGCCCAGCAAACCCTGCCCTTTCTTGATGATGAGGGTAGGCTTTTTTTGTCTAGTCCAGGCCATCTTGCTAAAGGACCTAACGGAAATGGCCATGCTTTAATCGAGTTCGTAAAATCTGGCATTTGGAAAAAGTGGCGCAAGCAGAACGTGCGTTACTTAAACTTTGTCATGATTGATAATCCCTTAGCTGACCCCTTCGATCTTACACTTTTGGATTATCATGTTAGAAAGAAAGTGAATTTGACTTTAAAATGCATTTCTAGAAGTTCTCCAAAAGAAAAGGTAGGGATTATCACAAAAAACGGAGTTCATGCCAAGGTCGTTGAGTATAGCGAAGCTTCCCCAAGTGTCGCTCAGGATCTCAAGAATTATCCTCTTGCCAATATTAGCCTTTTCCTGATCAATATGACCGCTATTTCAAAGCTTAGAGAGCAAGCCTTTCCTCTTCATTTAGCACATAAGCCAACCCTCTTTTTTGATTCTGAAACTCGAGAAGCAAGGCAGATTTTAGCTTGGAAATTCGAATTTTTTATTTTTGATCTTTTGGATGCAATCAAAGAAGTTGCTTTTTTGAATTATCCAAGGGAGAAATGTTTTGCCCCAGTCAAAAACCTTGAAGATGTAGAAAAAGCGCGTTTAGCACTTTTAGAAAATGACAGAGAAGCGTTTAGAAAATTGACAGGTCTGCCCCCCCCCTCAAGTCTATTCGAACTCGATCAACAGTTTTACTATCCTACAGATGAATTAAGGAAAAAGTGGTGGGGGAAAGAGGCACCTAAAACCGCATACCTATCCCCTTAA